The following coding sequences lie in one Vibrio splendidus genomic window:
- a CDS encoding MltR family transcriptional regulator, with the protein MPIQTSHETELLEALSEAESASACLMAAYDALDDTVDAVLKNIFKKDDTAIKFVVEPLLNSGGPLGEIMIRAKLLLGLGVISKELYDDLEIFVTLKEWAKIQGEDTSFTEVDVIFELNKVHAVQRIMPIEYDAEMVETMSGPMLQMFLGRHNQKVKSTIVLAITDIITTLCRDNALSS; encoded by the coding sequence ATGCCAATACAAACTAGCCACGAAACTGAATTACTCGAAGCACTATCTGAAGCTGAGAGCGCTAGCGCCTGTCTAATGGCGGCTTACGATGCATTGGACGACACGGTAGATGCCGTATTAAAAAACATTTTCAAGAAAGACGACACGGCAATTAAATTTGTTGTTGAACCACTTCTCAACAGTGGCGGGCCGTTGGGCGAGATTATGATCCGCGCTAAGCTGCTATTAGGGCTTGGTGTGATCAGTAAAGAGCTCTACGATGATTTAGAGATTTTCGTTACCTTGAAAGAGTGGGCGAAAATACAAGGTGAAGACACCAGCTTCACAGAAGTCGACGTTATATTTGAGCTCAACAAGGTGCACGCGGTTCAGCGTATTATGCCTATCGAATATGATGCGGAGATGGTGGAAACCATGTCTGGCCCAATGCTTCAAATGTTCTTGGGTCGACACAATCAGAAAGTGAAGTCGACGATCGTTTTGGCTATCACTGACATTATCACGACCTTATGCCGAGATAACGCACTGAGTTCTTAG